Proteins from a genomic interval of Nocardioides jishulii:
- a CDS encoding bile acid:sodium symporter family protein has product MDSALTTIGLPVALGIIMFGLGLDLTVNDFKRVGRHPRAAVIALVCQLLLLPAICFGLVVALDLSPLLGIGLMLLAASPGGTTAALFSHLYRGDVALNITLTAVNSLIAILTLPLITGFAIAWYDRQDDVTMPLGEVLNVFALILVPVGLGMLVRAKKPGFAQRMDKPVRIASAIILVVLILGVIAAERAHIGDYLAQIGVAAALFCAISLAVGYFVPKSLGVPGPQAISSSMEIGVHNSTLAIFVAVEVLDNTEISVPAAVYSIIMFVFAAAWGSFVSRRESAPQVQVDATV; this is encoded by the coding sequence ATGGACTCAGCGCTCACGACCATCGGTCTGCCCGTCGCCCTCGGGATCATCATGTTCGGGCTGGGTCTCGACCTCACCGTCAACGACTTCAAGCGGGTCGGACGGCACCCGCGGGCGGCCGTGATCGCGCTGGTCTGCCAGCTGCTCCTGCTGCCGGCCATCTGCTTCGGGCTGGTCGTCGCGCTCGACCTCTCCCCGCTGCTGGGCATCGGACTCATGCTGCTGGCCGCCTCCCCCGGCGGGACGACGGCGGCACTCTTCAGCCACCTCTACCGGGGCGACGTGGCCCTCAACATCACGCTGACCGCGGTCAACTCGCTGATCGCCATCCTCACGCTGCCGCTGATCACCGGCTTCGCGATCGCCTGGTACGACCGTCAGGACGACGTGACGATGCCACTGGGCGAGGTGCTGAACGTCTTCGCGCTGATCCTGGTGCCGGTGGGGCTGGGCATGCTGGTCAGGGCGAAGAAGCCCGGGTTCGCCCAGCGGATGGACAAGCCCGTCCGCATTGCCTCGGCCATCATCCTGGTGGTCCTCATCCTCGGCGTGATCGCGGCCGAGCGCGCCCACATCGGCGACTACCTCGCCCAGATCGGGGTCGCTGCGGCCCTCTTCTGCGCGATCAGCCTGGCGGTCGGCTACTTCGTGCCGAAGTCGCTGGGCGTGCCCGGCCCCCAGGCCATCTCGTCGTCGATGGAGATCGGGGTGCACAACTCCACGCTGGCCATCTTCGTGGCCGTCGAGGTGCTCGACAACACGGAGATCTCGGTGCCCGCAGCCGTCTACTCGATCATCATGTTCGTCTTCGCCGCAGCCTGGGGCAGCTTCGTCTCGCGGCGTGAGTCCGCGCCGCAGGTGCAGGTGGACGCGACCGTCTGA
- a CDS encoding ABC transporter ATP-binding protein: MISVQNLSKSYGGFRAVDDVSFVAEPGRVTGFLGPNGAGKTTTMRMLVGLTTITNGTATIGGMRFSEIPNPGRHVGVLLDASAQHAGRTGREVLALSAATMGLPASRVDEMLELVSLTGTESKRRVRNYSLGMRQRLGIANALLGDPSVLILDEPANGLDPAGIHWMRGLLKTFADQGGTVLLSSHLLNEVELVADEMVVIGNGRIVAQGDKRTLLEQAGGSGCYVTGEDREALATALKAAGLPHTVAGDGFHVEAEPREVGRAAAQHGVVLVDLRPAEGGLEKLFLTLTAPTQRDHQTEGASA, from the coding sequence ATGATTTCTGTCCAGAACCTCAGCAAGAGCTATGGCGGGTTCCGCGCCGTGGACGACGTCTCGTTCGTCGCCGAGCCCGGGAGGGTGACCGGTTTCCTCGGGCCGAACGGGGCCGGCAAGACCACCACGATGCGGATGCTGGTCGGGCTGACCACCATCACCAACGGCACCGCCACGATCGGCGGGATGCGTTTCTCCGAGATCCCCAACCCGGGTCGCCACGTCGGCGTCCTGCTCGACGCGTCGGCGCAGCACGCCGGGCGTACGGGCCGGGAGGTGCTGGCCCTCTCGGCAGCGACGATGGGCCTTCCCGCCAGCCGGGTCGACGAGATGCTCGAGCTGGTCAGCCTGACCGGCACCGAGTCCAAGCGTCGGGTGCGCAACTACTCCCTCGGGATGAGGCAGCGCCTCGGCATCGCCAACGCGCTGCTCGGTGACCCGTCGGTCCTGATCCTGGACGAGCCGGCCAACGGCCTCGACCCGGCCGGCATCCACTGGATGCGTGGCCTGCTCAAGACCTTCGCCGACCAGGGCGGCACGGTGCTGCTCTCGTCGCACCTGCTCAACGAGGTCGAGCTCGTCGCCGACGAGATGGTGGTGATCGGCAACGGCCGGATCGTCGCCCAGGGCGACAAGAGGACGTTGCTCGAGCAGGCGGGCGGCTCCGGCTGCTACGTCACGGGCGAGGACCGCGAGGCGCTGGCCACCGCGCTCAAGGCCGCGGGGCTGCCCCACACCGTCGCCGGCGACGGCTTCCACGTCGAGGCTGAACCGCGCGAGGTGGGCCGTGCGGCGGCGCAGCACGGCGTCGTCCTCGTCGACCTCCGTCCGGCCGAGGGCGGGCTCGAGAAGCTCTTCCTGACGCTCACCGCCCCCACCCAGCGAGACCACCAGACCGAAGGAGCCTCGGCATGA
- the rph gene encoding ribonuclease PH has product MTDPTSLTHPPRVDGRADDELREIRFTRQWQDHPAGSVLVEFGRTRVLCAASVSEGVPRWRKGSGLGWVTAEYAMLPSATNTRSDRESVKGRIGGRTHEISRLIGRSLRAVIDYKALGENTIQLDCDVLQADGGTRTAAITGAYVALYDAVEHLRAKGALAGEALTGSVAAVSVGIIDGAPRLDLPYVEDVRAETDMNIVMTGDGRFIEVQGTAEGAPFDRSELDGLLALGEKGCADLTRLQRLTLGLEA; this is encoded by the coding sequence ATGACTGACCCCACCTCCCTCACCCACCCCCCGCGCGTCGACGGGCGAGCCGACGACGAGCTGCGCGAGATCCGGTTCACCCGCCAGTGGCAGGACCACCCGGCCGGGTCGGTCCTGGTCGAGTTCGGGCGTACGCGCGTGCTGTGTGCGGCCTCGGTGAGCGAAGGCGTGCCGCGCTGGCGCAAGGGGTCGGGCCTGGGCTGGGTGACGGCGGAGTACGCGATGCTTCCCTCGGCCACCAACACCCGCTCCGACCGCGAGTCGGTGAAGGGGCGCATCGGCGGGCGTACGCACGAGATCTCCCGCCTGATCGGACGCTCGCTGCGCGCGGTCATCGACTACAAGGCCCTCGGGGAGAACACGATCCAGCTCGACTGCGACGTGCTCCAGGCCGACGGCGGCACCCGCACAGCTGCGATCACCGGCGCGTACGTCGCGCTGTACGACGCCGTCGAGCACCTGCGCGCCAAGGGCGCGTTGGCCGGCGAGGCCCTCACCGGCTCCGTCGCCGCGGTCAGCGTGGGCATCATCGACGGCGCCCCGCGCCTCGACCTGCCCTACGTGGAGGACGTGCGCGCCGAGACCGACATGAACATCGTGATGACCGGTGACGGTCGCTTCATCGAGGTGCAGGGCACCGCCGAGGGCGCTCCCTTCGACCGCTCCGAGCTCGACGGACTACTCGCGCTCGGCGAGAAGGGGTGTGCCGACCTGACGCGTCTCCAGCGACTCACCCTCGGCCTGGAGGCCTGA
- a CDS encoding GroES family chaperonin codes for MLHDRLLVQSDEEAGERRSSGGIVIPATAALGARRLSWSKVVSTGPQARAVQVGDRVLFDPEDKAEVEVHGEVYVVMRERDVHAVASERLEGGSTGLYL; via the coding sequence ATGCTGCACGACCGACTCCTGGTCCAGTCCGACGAGGAGGCCGGTGAGCGTCGCTCCAGCGGTGGCATCGTCATCCCGGCGACCGCGGCGCTGGGCGCCCGTCGCCTGAGCTGGTCGAAGGTCGTCTCCACCGGTCCGCAGGCGCGCGCCGTGCAGGTGGGCGACCGGGTCCTCTTCGACCCCGAGGACAAGGCCGAGGTCGAGGTCCACGGAGAGGTCTACGTCGTGATGCGGGAGCGGGACGTCCACGCGGTGGCCTCCGAGCGTCTCGAGGGCGGCTCGACCGGGCTCTACCTCTGA
- the rdgB gene encoding RdgB/HAM1 family non-canonical purine NTP pyrophosphatase, whose protein sequence is MGGGPQIFLASRNAKKIAEMERILAEHVPDVEVLGLDDVDDYDEPAEDEATFEGNALLKARAGVAATGLPTIADDSGLCVDALNGMPGVLSARWAGRMKSDTANNELLLDQMHDVPDARRGAHFRCAVAWVLPDGTERVVEGRMAGRIIREMRGSGGFGYDVLFVPEEYATSGLTSAEMLPQEKDRISHRGRALREIAPLVAADLRDRD, encoded by the coding sequence GTGGGCGGGGGGCCGCAGATCTTCCTCGCCTCGCGCAACGCGAAGAAGATCGCGGAGATGGAGCGCATCCTCGCCGAGCACGTGCCCGACGTGGAGGTGCTCGGCCTCGACGACGTCGACGACTACGACGAGCCGGCCGAGGACGAGGCGACCTTCGAGGGCAACGCCCTGCTGAAGGCACGCGCGGGCGTCGCGGCCACCGGGCTGCCCACGATCGCCGACGACTCGGGTCTCTGCGTCGACGCCCTCAACGGGATGCCGGGTGTGCTCTCCGCGCGCTGGGCGGGCCGCATGAAGAGCGACACGGCCAACAACGAGCTGCTCCTCGACCAGATGCACGACGTGCCGGACGCCCGTCGTGGCGCCCACTTCCGCTGCGCGGTGGCGTGGGTGCTCCCCGACGGCACCGAGCGCGTCGTCGAAGGGCGCATGGCCGGCCGGATCATCCGCGAGATGCGCGGGTCGGGCGGGTTCGGCTACGACGTGCTCTTCGTGCCGGAGGAGTACGCGACCTCCGGCCTCACCTCGGCCGAGATGCTGCCGCAGGAGAAGGACCGCATCTCGCACCGCGGCCGGGCGCTGCGCGAGATCGCGCCCCTGGTCGCCGCCGACCTGCGCGACCGGGACTGA
- a CDS encoding ABC transporter permease: MSTPATATASTAAPVNRTFDVSGTRPVPFARLVKVELRKMTDTRAGRWMLGIIALATAGVVVLGFVLTRDDVDDRTFLSFFENTNTPQMLLLPVLGILLITQEWGQRTTLTTFALEPSRVKVVAAKTVAALLFGLAAVLLAGVISAVAAVVGGAADPWLDTEWLRLANLTLLQVMAVLQGVGFGLLLLNSAGAIVLFFALPVVVNIVAGFSSWVRENSPWFDIAMAQAPLYGYDPMTGERLAAALSGEQWTQLGVVTVIWIVLPFVIGMARVLRGEMK, from the coding sequence ATGAGCACCCCGGCAACCGCCACGGCATCCACCGCGGCACCCGTCAACCGCACCTTTGACGTCTCCGGGACCCGCCCGGTCCCGTTCGCCCGCCTGGTCAAGGTCGAGCTGCGCAAGATGACCGACACGCGCGCCGGGCGCTGGATGCTCGGGATCATCGCGCTGGCCACCGCCGGCGTCGTGGTGCTGGGCTTCGTCCTCACCCGTGACGACGTCGACGACCGCACCTTCCTGAGCTTCTTCGAGAACACGAACACCCCGCAGATGCTGCTGCTGCCCGTGCTCGGCATCCTGCTGATCACCCAGGAGTGGGGCCAGCGGACCACGCTGACGACCTTCGCCCTGGAACCGTCGCGGGTCAAGGTGGTCGCCGCCAAGACGGTCGCAGCGCTGCTCTTCGGCCTCGCCGCCGTCCTCCTGGCGGGCGTGATCAGTGCCGTCGCCGCGGTCGTCGGAGGAGCGGCCGACCCGTGGCTCGACACCGAGTGGCTGCGCTTGGCCAACCTCACCCTGCTCCAGGTGATGGCGGTGCTCCAGGGCGTCGGCTTCGGCCTGCTGCTGCTCAACTCGGCCGGTGCGATCGTGCTCTTCTTCGCCCTGCCGGTCGTGGTCAACATCGTTGCCGGCTTCTCGTCCTGGGTGCGCGAGAACAGCCCCTGGTTCGACATCGCCATGGCGCAGGCGCCGCTCTACGGCTACGACCCCATGACGGGCGAAAGACTGGCCGCCGCGCTCAGCGGCGAGCAGTGGACCCAGCTCGGCGTGGTCACCGTGATCTGGATCGTCCTGCCGTTCGTGATCGGCATGGCGCGCGTGCTGCGCGGCGAGATGAAGTGA
- a CDS encoding alkaline phosphatase family protein: MSTPSDGPSSGSSGGSSATASSTPAADGTARAGSRVRSVLLISVDGLTPASVAKLGRQRAPHLHRLMARGTSTRNARTAVELTTTLPNHTGMLTGRRIDAETGGHGVLWNDARREPATVHEAAGHRVASLFTRVDSAGRRTALFAGKTKFTLHRRSWGKSIDRFRVRTDDGRLAKDVTTDLRRKKRALRFWHIATPDRAGHAHGFSSKAYLRAVMRTDQLIGKAVRTIRTTPRLRGKVAIVLTSDHGSAGGKGHGDADRLGNQKIFFIAQGPGIAAGADFYRINPDTVADPGRQQPAYDADLPPVRNGDAANFVLDLLGLPPVPGSEFNKDQHLKWVRP; this comes from the coding sequence GTGAGTACTCCCTCCGATGGTCCCAGCAGTGGGTCCAGCGGTGGGTCCAGCGCCACGGCGTCCTCGACTCCCGCGGCGGACGGCACGGCGCGCGCCGGGTCCCGCGTACGCAGCGTGCTGCTGATCTCCGTCGACGGCCTCACCCCCGCTTCCGTGGCCAAGCTCGGTCGCCAACGCGCCCCGCACCTGCACCGGCTCATGGCCCGAGGCACCTCGACGCGCAACGCGCGCACGGCGGTCGAGCTGACCACGACCCTGCCCAACCACACCGGCATGCTCACCGGGCGGCGGATCGACGCGGAGACGGGCGGCCACGGGGTCCTGTGGAACGACGCCCGCCGCGAGCCGGCCACCGTCCACGAAGCCGCGGGGCACCGTGTCGCCTCACTCTTCACCCGGGTCGACTCCGCGGGTCGCCGCACCGCGCTCTTCGCCGGCAAGACGAAGTTCACGCTCCACCGGCGCAGCTGGGGCAAGTCGATCGACCGCTTCCGGGTGCGCACCGATGACGGCCGACTCGCCAAGGACGTGACCACCGACCTGCGCCGGAAGAAGCGGGCGCTGCGGTTCTGGCACATCGCCACGCCCGACCGCGCCGGTCACGCCCATGGCTTCTCCTCGAAGGCGTACCTGAGGGCAGTCATGCGCACCGACCAGTTGATCGGCAAGGCGGTGCGCACCATCCGCACCACCCCACGGCTGCGCGGCAAGGTCGCGATCGTGCTCACCTCCGACCACGGCTCCGCGGGCGGCAAGGGCCACGGCGACGCCGACCGGCTGGGCAACCAGAAGATCTTCTTCATCGCCCAGGGTCCCGGCATCGCGGCCGGCGCCGACTTCTACCGGATCAACCCCGACACGGTCGCCGACCCGGGGCGCCAGCAGCCGGCGTACGACGCCGACCTGCCACCGGTGCGCAACGGCGACGCCGCCAACTTCGTGCTCGACCTCCTGGGGCTCCCCCCGGTGCCGGGCAGCGAGTTCAACAAGGACCAGCACCTGAAGTGGGTCCGCCCCTGA
- a CDS encoding ABC transporter ATP-binding protein: protein MTPAPARTGMSIEFRGLSKSFGGVQAVSDLTFEVAPGRVTGFLGPNGSGKTTTLRMLMGLVTPDAGTALVGGRPYAEHPHPARVVGASLEASFHPGRTARGHLRTLAPHVGVPAARVDEVLAQVGLSAAADRKVGGFSLGMRQRLALATTLLGDPDVLVLDEPANGLDPAGIIWLRDLLRFLASEGRTVLVSSHVLAEVQATVDDVVVIAQGRLVHASSLAEMVRLADSHVRVCGPDLAALATVAQEQGWRVDRRGDHLRISGASAAQVGAAAFAAGQAVHELTEVGANLEETFLQLVSGESVAAEKTQEVAA from the coding sequence ATGACGCCCGCTCCAGCCCGCACAGGGATGTCGATCGAGTTCCGCGGACTCAGCAAGTCGTTCGGAGGGGTGCAGGCCGTCAGCGACCTCACCTTCGAGGTGGCGCCGGGGAGGGTGACCGGCTTCCTCGGCCCCAACGGCTCCGGCAAGACCACGACGTTGCGGATGCTGATGGGGCTCGTCACCCCCGACGCGGGCACCGCCCTGGTCGGCGGGCGACCGTACGCCGAGCACCCGCACCCGGCCCGCGTGGTGGGTGCCTCGCTCGAGGCGAGCTTCCACCCCGGTCGCACCGCGCGGGGGCACCTGCGTACGTTGGCTCCGCACGTCGGCGTTCCGGCCGCGCGCGTCGACGAGGTGCTGGCGCAGGTCGGCCTCTCCGCGGCGGCGGACCGCAAGGTCGGCGGCTTCAGCCTCGGCATGCGTCAGCGCCTGGCCCTGGCCACCACGCTGCTCGGCGACCCCGACGTGCTGGTGCTCGACGAGCCGGCCAACGGGCTCGACCCGGCCGGCATCATCTGGCTGCGTGACCTCCTCCGCTTCCTGGCGAGCGAGGGCCGCACCGTCCTGGTCTCCTCCCACGTGCTCGCCGAGGTGCAGGCCACCGTCGACGACGTCGTCGTGATCGCCCAGGGGCGGCTCGTCCACGCCTCCAGCCTCGCGGAGATGGTCCGACTGGCCGACTCCCACGTGCGCGTCTGCGGGCCCGACCTCGCCGCCCTGGCGACGGTGGCGCAGGAGCAGGGGTGGCGCGTCGACCGACGCGGTGACCACCTCAGGATCTCCGGCGCCAGCGCCGCCCAGGTGGGCGCCGCCGCCTTTGCCGCCGGACAGGCGGTGCACGAGCTGACCGAGGTGGGCGCCAACCTCGAGGAGACCTTCCTGCAGCTGGTCTCGGGCGAGTCCGTCGCCGCGGAGAAGACCCAGGAGGTGGCGGCATGA
- a CDS encoding MBL fold metallo-hydrolase yields MRLTVVGCSGSYPGPDSPASCYLLEADHEGRTWRVLLDLGNGALGVLQRFADPLTIDAVFLSHLHADHCLDLCGYHVMRKYHPSGHQPRIPVWGPIGTAERMAKAYDLPLDPGMSEEFDFRVWGEPVRIGPFTVEAVPVDHPVPAFSLRVTWQDKVLAYTGDCGPCDGVREAALGADLLLAEASFEEGADNPANLHLTGQECADLATVAGAPRLVLTHIPPWHDPQVVLKEARAAYDGELSLARTGAVYDFSTF; encoded by the coding sequence ATGAGGCTCACAGTGGTTGGTTGCTCCGGGTCCTACCCGGGCCCCGACTCTCCAGCGAGTTGCTACCTCCTGGAGGCCGACCACGAGGGCCGCACCTGGCGCGTCCTGCTGGACCTCGGCAACGGCGCGCTGGGCGTGCTGCAGCGGTTCGCTGACCCCCTGACCATCGACGCCGTCTTCCTCTCCCACCTGCACGCGGACCACTGCCTCGACCTCTGCGGCTACCACGTGATGCGCAAGTACCACCCCAGCGGCCACCAGCCGCGCATCCCGGTCTGGGGCCCGATCGGCACCGCGGAGCGCATGGCGAAGGCGTACGACCTTCCCCTCGACCCCGGCATGAGCGAGGAGTTCGACTTCCGGGTCTGGGGCGAGCCGGTGCGGATCGGTCCGTTCACGGTCGAGGCCGTGCCTGTCGACCACCCGGTGCCCGCCTTCTCCCTGCGCGTCACCTGGCAGGACAAGGTGCTGGCCTACACCGGCGACTGCGGGCCGTGCGACGGCGTGCGCGAGGCAGCGCTGGGCGCCGACCTGCTGCTGGCCGAGGCCTCCTTCGAGGAGGGGGCCGACAACCCTGCGAACCTTCACCTCACCGGCCAGGAGTGCGCCGACCTGGCCACCGTCGCCGGAGCGCCGCGGCTGGTGCTCACCCACATCCCGCCGTGGCACGACCCGCAGGTCGTCCTCAAGGAGGCGCGGGCCGCGTACGACGGTGAGCTGAGCCTCGCGCGCACCGGCGCGGTGTACGACTTCTCGACCTTCTGA
- a CDS encoding DUF3618 domain-containing protein, whose product MTNDVAALEREIEQTRDRLADTLDQLLYRAHPKTIVSREVTSLKAHFVDLDTGAARTDNILKAAAGVAGFVVLFAVIRKIARD is encoded by the coding sequence GTGACCAATGACGTTGCCGCCCTTGAGCGGGAGATCGAGCAGACGCGCGACCGACTGGCCGACACCTTGGACCAGTTGCTCTACCGGGCCCACCCGAAGACCATCGTCAGTCGAGAGGTCACCTCGTTGAAGGCGCACTTCGTCGACCTCGACACCGGTGCCGCGCGCACCGACAACATCCTCAAGGCAGCCGCCGGCGTGGCCGGGTTCGTGGTGCTCTTCGCGGTGATCCGCAAGATTGCTCGTGACTGA
- a CDS encoding ABC transporter permease: MSAFRAGLVSELRKSTSTSLWWILAGGAFLYLAFMGAVMAFAVSVPVEEGGMGGEGMDPLALVQTIYSLPTAMGYVFPLVFGALSITGEFRHRTLTSSLVADPSRTRLIVSKVLVQGGFGALIGACSILGAVLAAALVFAATDVDPFLGSPEVWTTLGLSVLALALWGMVGVGFGALVPNQVASIVMILAFTQLLEPILRLALGAMGDATAQVSLYFPGAAAEALVGSSIYTAIGASELLSRWAGGLVLLAYAVLFALVGRFTTLRRDLT; this comes from the coding sequence ATGAGTGCGTTCAGGGCCGGACTGGTCTCCGAGCTCCGCAAGTCGACCTCCACCTCCCTGTGGTGGATCCTCGCCGGAGGGGCCTTCCTCTACCTGGCCTTCATGGGGGCGGTGATGGCCTTCGCCGTCTCGGTGCCCGTGGAGGAGGGTGGCATGGGCGGTGAGGGCATGGACCCGCTCGCCCTGGTGCAGACGATCTACTCGTTGCCCACCGCGATGGGCTACGTCTTCCCGCTGGTCTTCGGGGCACTCTCGATCACGGGGGAGTTCCGTCACCGCACGTTGACCTCGAGTCTCGTGGCAGACCCGAGTCGTACTCGACTGATCGTCTCCAAGGTGCTCGTCCAGGGCGGCTTCGGCGCCCTGATCGGCGCCTGCAGCATCTTGGGCGCGGTCCTGGCGGCTGCCCTCGTCTTCGCCGCGACCGACGTGGACCCCTTCCTCGGCTCCCCCGAGGTGTGGACGACGCTGGGCCTGAGCGTGCTGGCGCTCGCGCTGTGGGGCATGGTCGGGGTCGGCTTCGGTGCGTTGGTTCCCAACCAGGTGGCCTCGATCGTCATGATCCTGGCGTTCACCCAGCTGCTCGAGCCGATCCTGCGGCTGGCGCTGGGCGCCATGGGCGACGCCACCGCGCAGGTCTCGCTCTACTTCCCGGGCGCAGCAGCGGAGGCGCTCGTCGGCTCCAGCATCTACACCGCCATCGGCGCCTCGGAGCTGCTGTCGCGCTGGGCCGGGGGACTGGTCCTGCTGGCCTACGCCGTGCTCTTCGCGCTGGTCGGTCGGTTCACGACGCTGCGGCGCGACCTGACCTGA
- the bcp gene encoding thioredoxin-dependent thiol peroxidase has product MSHRLAVGDTAPAFTLTSDTGEQVSLSDFAGRRVIVYFYPAAMTPGCTKQACDFTDSLDSLKAAGYEVVGISPDKPEKLAKFRERDGLTITLLSDPTKETLTAYGAFGEKKLYGKVVEGVIRSTVVVDPEGKVEVAQYNVKATGHVAKLRRDLSLA; this is encoded by the coding sequence GTGAGCCACCGCCTCGCCGTCGGCGACACCGCCCCCGCCTTCACCCTCACCTCTGACACCGGCGAGCAGGTCTCGCTCTCCGACTTCGCGGGCCGTCGCGTCATCGTCTACTTCTACCCGGCTGCGATGACCCCCGGTTGCACCAAGCAGGCCTGCGACTTCACCGACTCGCTCGACTCCCTCAAGGCCGCTGGCTACGAGGTCGTCGGCATCTCCCCCGACAAGCCGGAGAAGCTGGCCAAGTTCCGCGAGCGCGACGGGCTCACCATCACGCTCCTCTCCGACCCGACCAAGGAGACGCTGACGGCCTACGGCGCGTTCGGCGAGAAGAAGCTCTACGGCAAGGTCGTCGAGGGCGTGATCCGCTCCACCGTGGTCGTCGACCCCGAGGGCAAGGTCGAGGTCGCCCAGTACAACGTCAAGGCCACCGGCCACGTCGCCAAGCTACGGCGTGACCTGTCCCTCGCCTGA